The following coding sequences lie in one Thalassoglobus polymorphus genomic window:
- the pstB gene encoding phosphate ABC transporter ATP-binding protein PstB, whose translation MKIAPKSVTALIGPSGCGKSTFLRTLNRMNDLIEGTHHTGTVLLENIDLNAPEIDVVALRKRIGMVFQKSTPFPKSIFDNVAFGPKISGLRNKKILAEIVEYSLKQSALWDEVKDRLNDSALALSGGQQQRLCVARTLATQPDVVLMDEPASALDPASTSRIEDLIFELKKDYTIVIVTHNMQQAARISDQTAFFYEGHLIEMGPTQELFTKPREKQTENYITGRFG comes from the coding sequence ATGAAAATCGCTCCGAAATCCGTGACGGCATTAATCGGCCCTTCCGGATGTGGGAAGAGTACATTCCTCCGTACTCTGAATCGAATGAACGATCTCATCGAAGGAACACATCACACTGGGACAGTGCTCTTGGAAAATATCGATCTGAATGCACCAGAGATCGATGTGGTTGCGTTGCGAAAACGGATCGGCATGGTTTTCCAGAAATCAACACCCTTTCCCAAGTCGATCTTTGACAATGTTGCGTTCGGCCCCAAAATCTCTGGGCTTCGAAACAAGAAAATATTAGCTGAGATTGTTGAATATTCGTTAAAACAATCGGCTCTGTGGGATGAAGTGAAAGATCGACTCAACGATTCCGCGTTGGCTCTCTCTGGGGGACAGCAGCAAAGATTATGTGTTGCTCGTACGCTCGCTACACAACCCGACGTCGTTCTGATGGACGAGCCAGCCTCGGCTCTCGACCCCGCCTCAACATCGCGGATCGAAGATCTCATTTTTGAGCTTAAAAAAGATTACACGATTGTCATCGTCACCCATAACATGCAACAGGCGGCCCGAATCAGCGACCAAACGGCGTTCTTCTACGAAGGCCATCTCATTGAAATGGGGCCGACACAAGAGCTGTTCACCAAGCCTCGAGAAAAACAGACCGAGAATTATATCACTGGTCGATTCGGTTAA